Genomic segment of Primulina tabacum isolate GXHZ01 chromosome 11, ASM2559414v2, whole genome shotgun sequence:
AGAAAGAGAAAAAGTTGAAGAAAGACAAGACAGAGAGTGTTTGTTATGCATCTACCTCGAAGGGtacaagaaataaaagaaaggatAAGAAAGTTGTGGATATACAACCTCCGAAAAAACAACAGAAAAATCATAGTGATTCTTTAGACATGAATATATATTGGATCGACGATGCTCATGGACAACACGAATGCATCAAGTGATCAAAAGAGGAATCCTTGGAGACAATGTTCGGTAAACCAAGTAGAAGAAGTAAAACTAGTTCTCCAACTCATCCCCATTTGGCTTGGCTGCTTAATGTTCGCCGTAGCGATAGCACAACTGAGCACTTATCTCACCAAACAAACCAGTACAATGAACAGATTCATCACAAAAACTTACCAAATCCCACCAGCATCATTCCAAGTTTTCATGGGCCTCACAATTCTGACATTCGTTTTACTTTATGAACGAGCCTTCGTTCCCATTGCCAAAAGATTCACAAATCACCTTACCGGAATAACAATGCTGCAACAAACCGGGAGGTGCAGCTGCGTATATCAATGTGACAGGAGTTGGAAGCTTTTTGAGTGGTGGTTTGATAAGTATCATGCAAGGGATGAGCTCGAGGACTGGGCATGAACGGCTGGGAGACTAACAATAACACGGGAAATCTTGAGTATTTTTATTGGGTTTTGGCCGCACTGAGAGCTGTTAACTTTTGTTGGCATGTTTATGTTGCAAGAAGGGTGGTCTACAAAATGATTGGAGGAGAACGCGAGGCTGATTCTGGTTCTAGCGAGAAAGGATCAGATTACTAAATCAGTAGGTATTGCATATCGATAGACGGTTAAGATGAACTTTTCGCCCTCAAATGTAATACAAATTTTGGTTTATTAGTCATACTCCTTCACAAATTCTTAAACGCTATGGCTTTGAATCCCTCTCCCCTACTCATTTCTAAACGGATTGGACGTTCGATATATCGTAGTAATAAGACAAGGAATGTACACTCTGCAAAAATGACGACATTTTCTCGAATGAGAACTTCCATCACACGTAGAATCCAGCATACTTTTAAGTAACTAAGTATTCAGAGAAATCAAACCCAGATGAGTCCACGCTGAACACAAATTAATCTTCAATTCTCACCTGAAAATAATTTGGCGATATATAAAACCCAGTACAAGAATCAGAAAAAATTCAACGACTGACTAGCTAGAAATCAGCAAAATTTCGTCATGACAGATTCAGGTTACAATGATTATGTGTCCACCATTTTCCTGCCTAATGGCTGGATACAAAACATAACAAACTAAAGTGATTTTACTGATGAGATTGACCATGTGGTGGGGGGCCTGGGGGCAACGGTGGAGGAATCCCCGACTGAATGCTAAAATTTGTCTGCATTCCAGGTGAATTCGCATTTCCAGACTGCAGCAAGTAGTAAGCAACTACATTAGTCTAAAATTGAATAGAGTGACACAATAGAAACCTATTAATAAAATGACTATAGTCTATACTTGAATATAGCGACACAATAGAAACCTATTAACcacatgagacagagacgacaaaaatcgataaattgaTACGAGAAGACAGACCAAAAATATTTCTGATCGATAAGATTGTTACTGTAATGAAGACATGCAAAACCACGTCAacaagttaaaatgtttttattggtccattgaaggaattatttaagaatTTGATACGTTATTATTCTCTTGTGAGCATCAGGTGTCACCTCTGCTATATTAGAATGCTGATCCCTAGGAAAAAATTCGGACAATGTTATTGTTTTCGgacaataatttctcattttttaAGAAAGCAACATAATTATctcattttataatattttataaaaactcaTTTTCATATCTCTTAATATAATCATAACTTATTTTTCGTTATTTCAAGACGCAGTGGCACTGCACTTCTCACGAAACTCAGTACATTTCTCTGTTTCTTCCGAAGATTTATCATGTCCTTTTCAAGTCAAACGTTCATTTGTTATTTTGGTTAAATTTTTAGGTATGGTGTTTTTATGTCCATATAATGAGAATTAACATAAATACTCGTTCTCAATCAGGTAAAGTGAGGGGGCAAATGACTCAAAAAGTGGAAAACTGCGACACATGACCCGAGTCATTGTAGATAAAGACCAGGATAAATAGGAGCTTAAAGCGGTGCAAGATACAAAGCCAGATATGCGCCTGTCAGAGCAAGATGCACTAAGACATAATGTCGTAGAATCTAGTTGTATGAAGAAGACTCAATTACACAGAGATGACATGTAAAAGGTACATTAAAAGACTTTAAGACACAACAAAGAGCTCACTTCGTTTAACAGTAAGGGCGTGTTTACAAACTAGTAACAGGATTAACAATGCCGACACTATTCAGATTTAAAAACCACCTAAGTCTGCAGTCAACAAGGAATTATTATCCAGCTGCATCGGTGCATTGTCATACACAAATAACAAATATAAGGGGAAACATCCAATATTCAAGGAGAAATCGTAATGCGTAGCTGAATATAAGGGAACAAACTTATAAGATTTTACCAGGCGGTTTATGGTGGTGACTAAAGTTACTCACCGGGTAATGATTAAGTCCAGGCATCATTGGCATCTGCCCAGCTTGAGGCCTGCTGAAGCCACCACCAGGAGGATACATTTGAATGCCAATTGTGTTGGAAGAGCCCTGCATGTTAGGCAACACATTTGCAATTCCACCCGGTGGTCCTGATCCAGAAGACATGGGATTCATGCCCATAAAATGACCTTGGGCCAACGGCGGACCCATTTGATTCATACCACCCTGTCACATGGAAAAACAGGAATGCATTTAAAATGTAGCTCAAAGTCATTATCTAGCAGAATTTGTGTTATTGTGTCACTTGGCCCGTTATAGTTTCTTACCATTTGACCGGGCATTGGTACTAGGACTGAACTTGGCATGGATGGATTAGGCAAAGATCCTGACATTGAAAATGGTGCATTTGCAGGCATATTATGTGGTTGCATCTGTAGGGGCGGGCGAGATAAATGAGGATGCGGTACAAAAGGTAAACGAGAAGTGGGCTGTTGCTGAGGCAGATTTGGTGCCGGAAATGGCAAAGAGGACATGTGCTGCTGTAAAGATTGGTGATGTTGGGCTTGCGCAGAATTTTGTTGATAAGACTGATGTTGGTTGCTCACGAGAAGAGATGGGTGTGGACCAGGAGGCAGAGGAGGGGCTCCCATAGGCATCGAAACTGATAGAGGGGGGGGTGTCTTCTGATCTCCTTGAACAGATGAATCAAGAGAATTAACAGAGAGCGGCATTGCAACTCCAATTCCTGGGATTGTTCCCTCATTCCGAGGCAACCCCATTCCAAATGGACCAGGGGTTGTCGGGAGCTCGGGTACTTGGAAAGGACCAGGAACCCGGCCTCCTAAAGCAGGACTTTGCTCGCTAATACCTactaaaatattaaaacatTACTTTTCTAGAGGTCACATGAGCTGTTAAAAAATCGTTCAACATGCCAGAAGaagaaacaagttcaatataaGATAGTCCCAATGAAAACATTACATTAATAATAAGATATTAAGAGGATATCTTCTCCTCTATGTAAACATTATTTTATCAGTAAATATCATCTTTGTTAAAAACAAGACAATTTAAAAAACAGTGTGTAGCTATCTTAAAAACCTCAAGTTTATACTAGTTCTGAAATAGGCCAACCACGCAATTGGAAAATGACACATTATATCCAAGTGAAAATTAACCTTGATTTTGTCCAGGTATAAATTTATCACGTGAAGTGTCACCAGGCCTGTTTCTGCACCAAAATTTTGTTGCATGATCATTTCCTCCACTGCAAAAATAACAAGTACAGTCGGTTGAAAAATTATCATTCTCACCGCCTCGGAACTAATCTTATTTAATTAACctatatcaaattttaaaacaacTAGCAAATGATCATGCTCTTCCAAACTGAATGaaaactaaaaaatatattGCACGCAAGTTGGTTCATAGCTTTGCTCAATGCCCAAAACTTTGGAAAATTTAGCCGtttcaataatttcaaattttacttccaaatttaatatatttgcaATGTAACATAGGCTATTAATATGTGCCGACACAATTATATTTTAGTATGcttgaaaatatttgttattGTTAAGAGTTATGGTTTTAAACACAATGGATCAGATAAGGCGGCCTAATTTAAACATGGACACGCATAAATAGCTCCCCTTCTTCGTTTTCTGGTAAAACAGTTGGAAAAATTGAACTTAGAGCTCTTCAATCCTTGTGCTACACCCAATATAAAAACTTCAAAGTCAATGAAGTGCCAGCTTTGTAGTTGcataaaatagttttttttctctttatttatttatttctggTCTACATGGGACGCTCTTCACTATTACACGGGAAAGGAGTCAGTGGATCGAtggaaataagaaaaaataaatatgaatcaaatggaagacAATAGGCGCTATGAAAAATGAAGTTCTATAACTGCAGCGCACAAGTTTAGAAGAAAGGGGAAACTGAGAAATAGTAGAAAGCAAACAGCAGCGTTTGAAGCCAAATTTAATTCAGAGATGCAAAACTGCAGAAAAATATGTCCCTAAAAGGTTCCAACAACCCAAAACACATCTCAGCAAACATAGTTGGTGCACTTTGGATCAAAGGAGAAATTACATTCTGTCCGAAAGCTCAATGTGTAGCAATGGCATCTAGCTCTGCTAATCTTCTTAACAACCCAAAAACAGATAACATTTAGTCAAAATCATGTTCCTAagtttattattttctttaagTTTTTTACAGTTGATATAAGAGAACTTAAGGAATCAGGCATGTTCGAGTGAAAGGTGGATCTCCTCTACTTTTGTAGGCTCCATCCTTATGAATTCATAATTCAGAAGGGATCATGAAAATTCTCAGAAGAAAATACATATATCCTACAGATGCAGTAGTCTCTCAAACCAGGATTGTAAAAAAAAGGTGAAAAAACTAGCAGCAAGACGTTAACTTAGTTGTACAAGAAAGATTGTTGTATTTTTTGAAGACCAACATCAATCAAGTACAAAATAAAGAAAGACCGTTTTAGTCACATCATAGTTTATTCTTTCATATATTAAACATTGGTTTCAAGCACCACAAATCTGGAACAGTTAATGAATGCTAGATATCATCCAAGTTAAGACCGAAATAAATATAAAACCAATATAAACATTGAAAcgataaaaaaatgtaaaagaaaaaatacaGAACAAAGCTCTTTTTCAGGCTatacaatttctcaaaaaaaacaaatttgaaTGACATGAAAAATTGATATGTCTACTACTATTTCTATTTTAAATGGACATAAGCAACAGTTTACTTCCCGACATTCTTAACATGCACTCATACACAGTAACACACATCAAATATCTGCTTACAGATAAATTGGTACCTGCATAGAATGTATCCAATAGGATGCCATGCAAGGTCCCAAACACTGTTATCATGCGCATTCTGTATCTCAACCTGGGGAGATTCATGCCTGCCCACATAAAATAAGATGAGAATTGGCGACAATTAATGGATATTCCCTCGCAACTTTCATGCTGCCAGTAGAGCACATCATACCCGTACTGCAGAGAAATTAGAAGCCTTAGTATTGCTTATACAAAGCAACAACCAAATCAAAAACTTTTTAGGAAATCCAAATGGTGAGAGACTTAAATATGACGAATCTCGAATAATTTAATAATCCTCAATTTTCACAAGATGTCAGAAGGTAACAGAAAGGTAGAAATTAGTAAAGAGCAGTACTCAGAATTCATGTGTATCCATGTTATCTTGAGATACTCTATAGTCTATACAGGAAACGATGACGCACAACCACCATAGTTTCGGTTCTTATGAAGAACTGTGAAAGAACCTCTTCTTtcacagttttgacaagttctgcccataaagaaataaaatttatcCTTCTGCATGAGAAAACTTATGCTGGAAAATgaaattaaatttcaaaaaatttcaaacaaaAAAAGTATTGCTAATTAATATTACAGCTAAGAAAATTAATGTGGCGTGTATAAAAAGATTGGTTGCAACCAAAAAACAGAAGAATGGTATAAAACTAGCTCTTCTCACTCAACAATAagtctaaaatatttaataaccaCAAGTATTAACTTGCAGAATTAAACATGCAACTATTTTCATCAACATAAACAAGTGAATATGCGAAATTTGTATTCAAGAAACGAGCAGATTAAAGAGCAAAGATGAAGGGTTTAACATTTTGTATGATTTGAAAATTCATAAACTactcaattttttatttataaacaatttaatatttaatttatttttcaccaaaaatttaTCTAACTTTTATAAAAATTCGATAactaaaactaatttttttaattaaattagcATCATTTGAATGACCTGTTTTGAAACACAGAGATCGTCCATGCTTTGGCAAGTTTATGGTGTTATTAATCAATTTTACCTAATTTGAGGCATTGCATCAAAATTTGTGGTCAATTAATTGATCAATCATTCCAAAACCAAAAAAATAGAAGCCTCATTGGAAGCTCCTTACCATAACAAATCTCAATAAAAGTTTAAACAATCTTCGTCCATTGAACAGGATATACATGTAAAGTCATCCATAAAAGGTTTTGAAGAGAAGCAGTGATTTGCACACTTGGAAAGTAAGAGTTGAAACTCAAGGACTTCAACATAAAACTATACAGAAATATCAAGGATCACAGCGAACAATTTACCCAACCAGCCAATGGAAAATTGATCCATCAAAACTCCCACTAACAAAGTAGTCTTCGTGAAATGGATGCCAAGCTAGTGCTgtgataattaaaatacaaatgcaGGATCAGATTAAACCAAAATATGTATAAGAGCAATAATAAAAGCCagtcaaataaataattaatcagAAAAGTCGGATTTAGCAGATGTTTATCCATTTTACTTGTTTCAAGCTTTATCCTAATtccaaattatataattaagctttaaaccaaacaaacattccAGGTTCTCAAATCACCGAGCCTCGACTTTTTGGTTTACAGCTCTCACACAAGACATCAAGAAGAAACTACCAGATAGAATTACATCAACACACTGCAAAGACCTTAATGCAACTGGTCATACAGAAActttattttcattaagagaatATCTTTATTTTGTATTCCCAATCTACTTGTTCAACTTACAGTGTCTCTTTTTTTCTATCGGAAACGAAGTTATATTACATAATTAAAAGTTATCAATTAGAAGAAGTGGACAAGTGATCGCACAGGagaaaaggaaaaacaaagcCATGATCATATCAACAACATATATAACTCCAATCCTTCAATAAATGTGAGATCAAGAAATTCTTCAACTCTATATGTTTCTCAATCCAGCTAGATACTCAAATCTTAATATTGTCCAAACACTCTTCAAATTATTCTTATAGATTGTCGAAAATCCTTCTATCCCACTACAACCAAACTGAGCAACAAATACAATGAATTATAACTGTACAAAAAATTCCACACTTCTTTCCCAGTTCACGTCCAAGATCTGCAGCAAATAGCTCGTGTGAAGATCTTGGAACTACCCATACCAAACTCATATCCTCCAAAGCTCTAAACCAAAGACAGCCTCGTGAAAGAACAATGAATAAGTTGTGGTCATGAGCCATCATGCACAATTAAGGATGAAAATGAATCTATGGATATAGTACACACAAATAGTGTACCACAACACATGAAGAAATATTGTAAATCTTCTTTCACTGAAagcttaattttttttgtttaggATGTTAATCTATTATCTAGTGATTAAAAGTATAACTCTTAAGCCAATATCGTTAAATCCCTAGCTAAAACAATGTTGAAATTGAATGAATGGAATAtttaattcataaacatttgaattgTATGTTCATGCTCTGCATAGGAGATCTACCTAACTTGCAAGATACATTTCGCGAGATGTGATTATATTGTTATTAAACAACAATGGTGAAAGGAAGTGTTGGCATCATGTGATGGCATTTGCAACAGAATTCTTGAAGAAGCTTAAGGTTGTTCATTGGAAGGCTACTTAAAAAGTCTCAAGTGAAATGTATACATCACAAAACtaaaaacattttaatattGAAATCTATTCGGACTCAAGTTAAGAAGCTGGCAAAGGTAGAAAATCAACACCAGATTATTGTATTATGTATCAGAAGTTAATGCGACTTGGAATATCAAAAAGAAAAGTGTGGTCTCAGAGGCTGGTGCTAAAGCGAAGAAGGTAGAGAGCTCTCTCATTCAGCAAGTTAACGGATTCAAACTTCTTCCGCTCATTCAACACAAATAGCCAAATCTTCTAAAAGATTAAGCTAGCTTGTTTTCATCTTCATGCTCCAAACAAGGAATTTGATTCTAGCATGAGGAAGAATGTAGAGATAGCAAAATGAGGACTAAACCCTTTCATTTAATTTACTATTGTTTCTCTTCATAAATAACCCTAAAAACCCTAAATAAATGGACACCTAAAAATCTATTAAGCTAAATGTACATCTAAAAGTCTTGTGACATTTCTTAAGAGCCGATACATATAAATgaataaacaaaaacaaatgaCACTCGCAAGTCGCATGCAAGCAACCAATGTGTATTCTCTAGTAAAATAAAGCATCTCTAATGCAATAAGACCTTCATTACCTGTGACATCCTTCCGGTGCCCACGAAAAGATTGAAGCTCCTTCATCGCCCTTATATCATAAAGCTGACAGCGAAAAAATTCTCAAGAACCATAGAGAAATAATTGAAGTCTTGCATATTCCCATTCTTTTTTCAACAACCTTTCTACTTCTTACGCATTGTGCGGGGACGGAAACAATAAGACATGGGGGACAGCATTTCAATTAAGGACCATATAGAAGTAAAAGACAGTATTACCTTGATGATTTGGTCTTTTGAAGCTGTTAAGACCCAATTACCGTTTTGATTCCAACTCACACACAGAACTGTATTCTTGTGTCCATGACTGACAAGCCAAAACTTGTGTTCAATTAAATCAAGCTATGAGAATTAAATATAActgaaatttgatttaaaaaagaaTATGCAATAGCCAGTTGATTACAATGAACAGAGTTCTCTCCCCGACTTAGCATCCCATAGCTTGACAAGATTGTCCTTCCCACCTGTGAAAATACACCACTTCATTAGTTAACAATACAATTCTCATAAACTGAAGAGTTTCAAAATGACTGAACTAATAGAGCACACACCCGAGACCAATAATGACTTGCTAGGATGCCAGTCAACACACTTTACATCCCAACCGTGGCCTGCCTGAGTTCAAATGACACAAGAAATTTATAGGTTACTTTATGTGAGCATTAGGTTGTAGAAGTGATACGTTTGTAGTATGTCAGTAATCGCACTTATATCCCAACCATGACCACCATGCATAAGTTACCATTTCGAACCGGCAGATCCCTGTTTTATGCAACTTTTCCTTCATCTATAGGCTAACTTTTGCAGGGAAAGATGATACCTATCAACTGATCTTTTGTGTGtatgatattaaaaaataacatttaaataatttcgGGTCGCATCATGTAATAGAAAGAAAAATTGATGCAGTTGAGGTATTGTCTGGTGTATTCATGAGATGTCAGACCATAAAATCATGAGTATTCTAAAATCAGAGGTTTATCCAAAATAGTCAGCTTAAAAGACCAGCACCATATGGCTGAGAATTGGTGATTTACATAGGCAGCAACAGAAATTTTACAAAGTATTATCTAATCTTGGGTCAAATGCTATCGTTTAGTGATTTAACCATTCCCTCGTGTAGCCCATACGGGGAAATAAGGAAATACGGCAACAGCCAAGAGTAAACATAGTCAAAATAAAATCAGTCCTTGATCAACACTTTGTGGACATTACCGGATAATGATCGCTCCTCTTGACACCTAGCAAAGTCCCAGACTTTAACAGTTGTGTCATCAGAACAGGAGCAAAACTTCAAATCTGTCCTACAGAAGCTGGCCAACATGTAACATGCATGAAGTTAGCGCGTGCTTGTCAAACTGAAAGTGACTGAATTTTGATCAAAGAAATCATCCAGAAGCAGTTTTCCCTGTCTAAATATTACAACTAAGGAAATAATGTTAACAGTACAATGTAGAGAAGTAGATATATATTGCACTCCACATCTTAGTTTGTGCACTTAGTACGCTGGTTCAATTACGTGGAGTCCAGGACCACAATGGGGGTCCAGTGTAAATGAACTATATCGAGCTGCATATTagctaatttttttaatttgactTTTTAATCAAATAACGTTTGAGCTGGCTCGATCTTGATACAAATTCTAATACATGAAAATTGAAGGTTTAAACTCTACTTAAATGTTTGACAATGACTCGATCCTAACCATCGAATGAAGCTGATaatgaaaagaaaaacaaaagaaaatagtgtaaaaaaataaccaaaaaaCAGAATCAGAAACTATCTGCGAGATCTGTAGGAGGAAATTGGGGTAAAGACACACAATCATAGTTAACCTAT
This window contains:
- the LOC142517630 gene encoding flowering time control protein FY isoform X1; this encodes MMYGGDPQHHQQQHSRPPPGPPLPQPPQHPNPHQFQHQQQPQQFHHQQLHDFQRGPHPPPGPPPPQIMRQPSASSTTLNTPPPDFQHPSAQPFFSMQQPYDANADSFAAKRMRKIGQRRAVDYTSTVVRYMQIRMFQPNSRDRTVLQPTLVAAIDMLPAIAYSDNPSTSFTAKFVHTSLNKNRCSINRVLWTPSGRRLITGSQSGEFTLWNGQSFNFEMILQAHEQAVRSMVWSYNENWMVTGDDGGSIKYWQNNMNNVKANKSAHKESVRGLSFCRTDLKFCSCSDDTTVKVWDFARCQEERSLSGHGWDVKCVDWHPSKSLLVSGGKDNLVKLWDAKSGRELCSFHGHKNTVLCVSWNQNGNWVLTASKDQIIKLYDIRAMKELQSFRGHRKDVTALAWHPFHEDYFVSGSFDGSIFHWLVGHESPQVEIQNAHDNSVWDLAWHPIGYILCSGGNDHATKFWCRNRPGDTSRDKFIPGQNQVGISEQSPALGGRVPGPFQVPELPTTPGPFGMGLPRNEGTIPGIGVAMPLSVNSLDSSVQGDQKTPPPLSVSMPMGAPPLPPGPHPSLLVSNQHQSYQQNSAQAQHHQSLQQHMSSLPFPAPNLPQQQPTSRLPFVPHPHLSRPPLQMQPHNMPANAPFSMSGSLPNPSMPSSVLVPMPGQMGGMNQMGPPLAQGHFMGMNPMSSGSGPPGGIANVLPNMQGSSNTIGIQMYPPGGGFSRPQAGQMPMMPGLNHYPSGNANSPGMQTNFSIQSGIPPPLPPGPPPHGQSHQ
- the LOC142517630 gene encoding flowering time control protein FY isoform X2; protein product: MMYGGDPQHHQQQHSRPPPGPPLPQPPQHPNPHQFQHQQQPQQFHHQQLHDFQRGPHPPPGPPPPQIMRQPSASSTTLNTPPPDFQHPSAQPFFSMQQPYDANADSFAAKRMRKIGQRRAVDYTSTVVRYMQIRMFQPNSRDRTVLQPTLVAAIDMLPAIAYSDNPSTSFTAKFVHTSLNKNRCSINRVLWTPSGRRLITGSQSGEFTLWNGQSFNFEMILQAHEQAVRSMVWSYNENWMVTGDDGGSIKYWQNNMNNVKANKSAHKESVRGLSFCRTDLKFCSCSDDTTVKVWDFARCQEERSLSGHGWDVKCVDWHPSKSLLVSGGKDNLVKLWDAKSGRELCSFHGHKNTVLCVSWNQNGNWVLTASKDQIIKLYDIRAMKELQSFRGHRKDVTALAWHPFHEDYFVSGSFDGSIFHWLVGHESPQVEIQNAHDNSVWDLAWHPIGYILCSGGNDHATKFWCRNRPGDTSRDKFIPGQNQGISEQSPALGGRVPGPFQVPELPTTPGPFGMGLPRNEGTIPGIGVAMPLSVNSLDSSVQGDQKTPPPLSVSMPMGAPPLPPGPHPSLLVSNQHQSYQQNSAQAQHHQSLQQHMSSLPFPAPNLPQQQPTSRLPFVPHPHLSRPPLQMQPHNMPANAPFSMSGSLPNPSMPSSVLVPMPGQMGGMNQMGPPLAQGHFMGMNPMSSGSGPPGGIANVLPNMQGSSNTIGIQMYPPGGGFSRPQAGQMPMMPGLNHYPSGNANSPGMQTNFSIQSGIPPPLPPGPPPHGQSHQ